Proteins encoded together in one Anguilla anguilla isolate fAngAng1 chromosome 9, fAngAng1.pri, whole genome shotgun sequence window:
- the LOC118236199 gene encoding capping protein inhibiting regulator of actin dynamics-like isoform X4: MCITMAGFCNCLRGKTDRSIMASGLSDVAANQEPTGTPDECPGKKRSKFQAFKKLFAKNKQNEAPSPTGVTVLKSSQSTDDVITPEPLLVQSNTDHDSASKVNMGTKALSRDSVFVSESPSSEPNDGLISSQENIHGEVKSLQAICVGPHPAVICPKKGDDTGALSEDDGLPHSPPEIYTLHTVLAGSSHRSSNPIQRTSSLSLEGSDTDNDQLYCDASSRPATPLMSLPVDFSQPASPAGCLDSSAAHHRIAIKHKAFAKRKPARRKMSDGSKSMVLGEALGLNEELSVGSTEPDAEEQGCKAVPVEQMHTGEDSFEDQGERTEAQHLSRFQQTGEDPGIVVQLFLREGEQSAVQDLSDMGSQHMGMSHSITKCKLDTEEILPALVQEFQQPLQTWGEVNDGEPGPLPLEMPSSMECTPTLLPASEPEGEVPETQQGCRLEVSLGEGQATPDVPHVEELSSPGREGVSPEQNEEGREKLGRCDGEKEFASHTGDQTHCLPEEGKEEKEEGEQQCLSEKEEEEEGEEQCLSQREEELEDDCMKAEVEVATHVYWQDSPRQEKEKEAVQDSADEAGLLSNTYSKCGSNTSLECTMEFSWSVQAVEGGKCTPEPPIMSSLNSDSVLPCLEETSSTTANISLRVDSEPSTEKHDLSQASDDLRKPQACPGSKAHFTIAPAWQRLLPTGSSKELFFTALVEPEAFEDSPHGARDPHHKMMDQNEGLLHPQEADALSWPDKAQSAALLSTPRGHSPEEVASAENPFGVKLRGTSALLRYSASGSSVVLENATPKEPFNPPQLPVFQLRNTKSSPLNKVDDTTAKVKKTPELGLDAPERKVASASWIFAARQKQKVFKNSLQEETPTRQSPLEIEPKRKILLPISLNQTNAEQPEPSSSPLTAISCSREISRPATVEEGKSALSHSHPPSPLGQEEPPWLAQAKKKAKAWSEMPQTVQ, translated from the exons GGACCGCAGTATAATGGCTTCAGGGCTATCAGATGTGGCAGCAAACCAGGAGCCAACAGGCACTCCAGATGAATGCCCAG GAAAGAAAAGGTCAAAATTCCAGGCATTTAAGAAGTTATTTgccaagaacaaacaaaatgaggCTCCCTCACCCACCGGGGTTACTGTTCTGAAGTCCAGTCAGTCcacagatgatgtcatcaccccTGAGCCCTTGCTGGTCCAGTCCAACACTGACCATGACTCAGC GTCTAAGGTTAACATGGGAACCAAGGCCTTGTCACGTGACAGTGTCTTCGTTTCTGAGTCGCCTTCATCTGAACCCAACGATGGCTTGATCTCCTCACAGGAGAACATTCATGGGGAAGTCAAGTCTCTGCAG GCCATCTGTGTGGGGCCCCACCCAGCCGTCATCTGCCCAAAGAAAGGGGATGACACAGGGGCCTTGTCAGAGGATGATGGCCTGCCTCACAGTCCTCCAGAGATCTACACCCTCCACACAGTGCTAGCAGGGTCATCCCACAGG TCCTCAAACCCTATCCAAAGAACCAGTTCATTGAGTCTTGAGGGATCGGACACTGACAATGACCAG tTGTACTGTGACGCCTCTTCCAGGCCAGCCACCCCTCTCATGTCCCTCCCAGTGGACTTCAGCCAGCCCGCCAGTCCAGCTGGTTGTTTAGATAGTTCAGCTGCCCACCACCGTATTGCCATCAAGCACAAGGCCTTCGCTAAACGGAAGCCTGCCAGG AGGAAGATGTCAGATGGCAGTAAATCAATGGTTTTGGGTGAAGCGCTGGGGCTAAATGAAGAACTGAGCGTAGGCAGCACAGAGCCAGATGCAGAAGAACAGGGATGCAAAG CTGTGCCGGTGGAGCAGATGCATACAGGTGAAGACAGTTTTGAGGATCAGGGAGAAAGGACAGAAGCCCAGCATCTCTCAAGGTTCCAGCAGACAGGAGAGGATCCTGGAATTGTGGTCCAGCTCTTtctgagagagggggaacagAGTGCTGTACAGGATCTCTCTGATATGGGATCCCAGCACATGGGTATGTCTCATTCCATCACCAAGTGCAAACTGGACACAGAGGAAATCCTCCCAGCTTTGGTCCAGGAGTTCCAGCAGCCCCTTCAGACATGGGGTGAGGTGAACGATGGGGAACCTGGTCCATTGCCTCTGGAGATGCCCAGTTCTATGGAGTGTACCCCCACCCTCCTGCCTGCCTCAGAGCCTGAGGGCGAGGTCCCAGAGACACAGCAGGGGTGCAGATTGGAGGTCAGTTTAGGTGAGGGTCAAGCTACCCCAGACGTTCCCCATGTTGAGGAACTCTCGTCACCTGGCCGTGAAGGAGTCAGCCCAGAACAAAATGAAGAGGGGCGTGAGAAATTGGGAAGGTGTGATGGGGAAAAGGAATTTGCCAGCCACACTGGAGATCAAACTCACTGTTTGCCTgaggaggggaaagaggagaaggaggaaggagAACAGCAGTGTTTGtctgagaaggaggaggaggaggaaggggaagagCAGTGTTTGTctcagagggaggaggagcttGAGGATGACTGCATGAAAGCAGAGGTGGAGGTGGCCACACACGTCTATTGGCAGGATTCCCCAaggcaggagaaggagaaggaggctgTCCAGGACTCTGCAGATGAAGCAGGCTTGCTGTCCAACACCTATTCCAAGTGTGGTAGCAATACAAGCTTGGAATGCACCATGGAGTTCTCTTGGTCTGTCCAAGCCGTGGAAGGGGGCAAATGTACTCCTGAGCCACCAATCATGAGCTCACTCAACTCAGACTCTGTCCTGCCATGCCTAGAAGAAACCAGTTCAACCACAGCAAACATTTCTTTGAGGGTTGACTCAGAACCCAGCACAGAGAAACATGATCTCTCACAAGCCTCAGATGATCTTAGGAAACCACAAGCCTGTCCAGGGAGCAAAGCACACTTCACTATCGCCCCTGCCTGGCAGAGATTACTACCGACAGGCAGCTCCAAAGAGCTGTTTTTCACTGCCCTTGTGGAACCTGAGGCATTCGAGGATTCGCCACATGGTGCAAGAGACCCTCACCACAAGATGATGGACCAGAATGAGGGACTCTTGCACCCTCAGGAGGCAGATGCCCTGTCTTGGCCTGATAAGGCCCAAAGTGCAGCACTCCTCTCTACACCTCGAGGCCACTCACCTGAAGAGGTGGCTAGTGCAGAGAATCCGTTTGGGGTCAAGCTAAGGGGGACCTCAGCTTTGCTCCGCTACAGCGCTTCTGGCTCATCGGTGGTCCTGGAAAACGCTACACCAAAAGAACCGTTCAACCCACCACAATTACCCGTATTTCAGCTTCGCAACACCAAATCCTCCCCTCTCAATAAGGTGGACGACACCACTGCCAAAGTCAAAAAGACACCAG AGCTGGGGCTTGATGCACCTGAAAGAAAGGTGGCTTCAGCAAGCTGGATCTTTGCCGCCAGGCAGAAGCAGAAAGTCTTCAAAAACAGCTTGCAGGAAGAGACGCCTACGAGACAATCCCCTTTAGAG ATTGAACCAAAGAGGAAAATATTGTTGCCAATATCGCTAAATCAGACCAACGCAGAACAGCCAGAGCCTTCAAGTTCACCATTAACAG CAATATCCTGCTCCCGAGAGATCTCCAGACCTGCAACTGTGGAAGAGGGGAAGAGTGCCCTGTctcactcccaccccccctctcctctgggCCAGGAGGAGCCTCCCTGGCTGGCACAGGCCAAGAAGAAGGCCAAAGCTTGGAGCGAGATGCCCCAGACAGTGCAGTAA
- the LOC118236199 gene encoding capping protein inhibiting regulator of actin dynamics-like isoform X1 — protein MCITMAGFCNCLRGKTDRSIMASGLSDVAANQEPTGTPDECPGKKRSKFQAFKKLFAKNKQNEAPSPTGVTVLKSSQSTDDVITPEPLLVQSNTDHDSASKVNMGTKALSRDSVFVSESPSSEPNDGLISSQENIHGEVKSLQDDFAESLRGFLQLKQAICVGPHPAVICPKKGDDTGALSEDDGLPHSPPEIYTLHTVLAGSSHRSSNPIQRTSSLSLEGSDTDNDQLYCDASSRPATPLMSLPVDFSQPASPAGCLDSSAAHHRIAIKHKAFAKRKPARRKMSDGSKSMVLGEALGLNEELSVGSTEPDAEEQGCKAVPVEQMHTGEDSFEDQGERTEAQHLSRFQQTGEDPGIVVQLFLREGEQSAVQDLSDMGSQHMGMSHSITKCKLDTEEILPALVQEFQQPLQTWGEVNDGEPGPLPLEMPSSMECTPTLLPASEPEGEVPETQQGCRLEVSLGEGQATPDVPHVEELSSPGREGVSPEQNEEGREKLGRCDGEKEFASHTGDQTHCLPEEGKEEKEEGEQQCLSEKEEEEEGEEQCLSQREEELEDDCMKAEVEVATHVYWQDSPRQEKEKEAVQDSADEAGLLSNTYSKCGSNTSLECTMEFSWSVQAVEGGKCTPEPPIMSSLNSDSVLPCLEETSSTTANISLRVDSEPSTEKHDLSQASDDLRKPQACPGSKAHFTIAPAWQRLLPTGSSKELFFTALVEPEAFEDSPHGARDPHHKMMDQNEGLLHPQEADALSWPDKAQSAALLSTPRGHSPEEVASAENPFGVKLRGTSALLRYSASGSSVVLENATPKEPFNPPQLPVFQLRNTKSSPLNKVDDTTAKVKKTPELGLDAPERKVASASWIFAARQKQKVFKNSLQEETPTRQSPLEIEPKRKILLPISLNQTNAEQPEPSSSPLTAISCSREISRPATVEEGKSALSHSHPPSPLGQEEPPWLAQAKKKAKAWSEMPQTVQ, from the exons GGACCGCAGTATAATGGCTTCAGGGCTATCAGATGTGGCAGCAAACCAGGAGCCAACAGGCACTCCAGATGAATGCCCAG GAAAGAAAAGGTCAAAATTCCAGGCATTTAAGAAGTTATTTgccaagaacaaacaaaatgaggCTCCCTCACCCACCGGGGTTACTGTTCTGAAGTCCAGTCAGTCcacagatgatgtcatcaccccTGAGCCCTTGCTGGTCCAGTCCAACACTGACCATGACTCAGC GTCTAAGGTTAACATGGGAACCAAGGCCTTGTCACGTGACAGTGTCTTCGTTTCTGAGTCGCCTTCATCTGAACCCAACGATGGCTTGATCTCCTCACAGGAGAACATTCATGGGGAAGTCAAGTCTCTGCAG GATGACTTTGCTGAGAGTTTACGTGGGTTTCTGCAACTGAAGCAGGCCATCTGTGTGGGGCCCCACCCAGCCGTCATCTGCCCAAAGAAAGGGGATGACACAGGGGCCTTGTCAGAGGATGATGGCCTGCCTCACAGTCCTCCAGAGATCTACACCCTCCACACAGTGCTAGCAGGGTCATCCCACAGG TCCTCAAACCCTATCCAAAGAACCAGTTCATTGAGTCTTGAGGGATCGGACACTGACAATGACCAG tTGTACTGTGACGCCTCTTCCAGGCCAGCCACCCCTCTCATGTCCCTCCCAGTGGACTTCAGCCAGCCCGCCAGTCCAGCTGGTTGTTTAGATAGTTCAGCTGCCCACCACCGTATTGCCATCAAGCACAAGGCCTTCGCTAAACGGAAGCCTGCCAGG AGGAAGATGTCAGATGGCAGTAAATCAATGGTTTTGGGTGAAGCGCTGGGGCTAAATGAAGAACTGAGCGTAGGCAGCACAGAGCCAGATGCAGAAGAACAGGGATGCAAAG CTGTGCCGGTGGAGCAGATGCATACAGGTGAAGACAGTTTTGAGGATCAGGGAGAAAGGACAGAAGCCCAGCATCTCTCAAGGTTCCAGCAGACAGGAGAGGATCCTGGAATTGTGGTCCAGCTCTTtctgagagagggggaacagAGTGCTGTACAGGATCTCTCTGATATGGGATCCCAGCACATGGGTATGTCTCATTCCATCACCAAGTGCAAACTGGACACAGAGGAAATCCTCCCAGCTTTGGTCCAGGAGTTCCAGCAGCCCCTTCAGACATGGGGTGAGGTGAACGATGGGGAACCTGGTCCATTGCCTCTGGAGATGCCCAGTTCTATGGAGTGTACCCCCACCCTCCTGCCTGCCTCAGAGCCTGAGGGCGAGGTCCCAGAGACACAGCAGGGGTGCAGATTGGAGGTCAGTTTAGGTGAGGGTCAAGCTACCCCAGACGTTCCCCATGTTGAGGAACTCTCGTCACCTGGCCGTGAAGGAGTCAGCCCAGAACAAAATGAAGAGGGGCGTGAGAAATTGGGAAGGTGTGATGGGGAAAAGGAATTTGCCAGCCACACTGGAGATCAAACTCACTGTTTGCCTgaggaggggaaagaggagaaggaggaaggagAACAGCAGTGTTTGtctgagaaggaggaggaggaggaaggggaagagCAGTGTTTGTctcagagggaggaggagcttGAGGATGACTGCATGAAAGCAGAGGTGGAGGTGGCCACACACGTCTATTGGCAGGATTCCCCAaggcaggagaaggagaaggaggctgTCCAGGACTCTGCAGATGAAGCAGGCTTGCTGTCCAACACCTATTCCAAGTGTGGTAGCAATACAAGCTTGGAATGCACCATGGAGTTCTCTTGGTCTGTCCAAGCCGTGGAAGGGGGCAAATGTACTCCTGAGCCACCAATCATGAGCTCACTCAACTCAGACTCTGTCCTGCCATGCCTAGAAGAAACCAGTTCAACCACAGCAAACATTTCTTTGAGGGTTGACTCAGAACCCAGCACAGAGAAACATGATCTCTCACAAGCCTCAGATGATCTTAGGAAACCACAAGCCTGTCCAGGGAGCAAAGCACACTTCACTATCGCCCCTGCCTGGCAGAGATTACTACCGACAGGCAGCTCCAAAGAGCTGTTTTTCACTGCCCTTGTGGAACCTGAGGCATTCGAGGATTCGCCACATGGTGCAAGAGACCCTCACCACAAGATGATGGACCAGAATGAGGGACTCTTGCACCCTCAGGAGGCAGATGCCCTGTCTTGGCCTGATAAGGCCCAAAGTGCAGCACTCCTCTCTACACCTCGAGGCCACTCACCTGAAGAGGTGGCTAGTGCAGAGAATCCGTTTGGGGTCAAGCTAAGGGGGACCTCAGCTTTGCTCCGCTACAGCGCTTCTGGCTCATCGGTGGTCCTGGAAAACGCTACACCAAAAGAACCGTTCAACCCACCACAATTACCCGTATTTCAGCTTCGCAACACCAAATCCTCCCCTCTCAATAAGGTGGACGACACCACTGCCAAAGTCAAAAAGACACCAG AGCTGGGGCTTGATGCACCTGAAAGAAAGGTGGCTTCAGCAAGCTGGATCTTTGCCGCCAGGCAGAAGCAGAAAGTCTTCAAAAACAGCTTGCAGGAAGAGACGCCTACGAGACAATCCCCTTTAGAG ATTGAACCAAAGAGGAAAATATTGTTGCCAATATCGCTAAATCAGACCAACGCAGAACAGCCAGAGCCTTCAAGTTCACCATTAACAG CAATATCCTGCTCCCGAGAGATCTCCAGACCTGCAACTGTGGAAGAGGGGAAGAGTGCCCTGTctcactcccaccccccctctcctctgggCCAGGAGGAGCCTCCCTGGCTGGCACAGGCCAAGAAGAAGGCCAAAGCTTGGAGCGAGATGCCCCAGACAGTGCAGTAA
- the LOC118236199 gene encoding capping protein inhibiting regulator of actin dynamics-like isoform X3, with amino-acid sequence MCITMAGFCNCLRGKTDRSIMASGLSDVAANQEPTGTPDECPGKKRSKFQAFKKLFAKNKQNEAPSPTGVTVLKSSQSTDDVITPEPLLVQSNTDHDSASKVNMGTKALSRDSVFVSESPSSEPNDGLISSQENIHGEVKSLQQAICVGPHPAVICPKKGDDTGALSEDDGLPHSPPEIYTLHTVLAGSSHRSSNPIQRTSSLSLEGSDTDNDQLYCDASSRPATPLMSLPVDFSQPASPAGCLDSSAAHHRIAIKHKAFAKRKPARRKMSDGSKSMVLGEALGLNEELSVGSTEPDAEEQGCKAVPVEQMHTGEDSFEDQGERTEAQHLSRFQQTGEDPGIVVQLFLREGEQSAVQDLSDMGSQHMGMSHSITKCKLDTEEILPALVQEFQQPLQTWGEVNDGEPGPLPLEMPSSMECTPTLLPASEPEGEVPETQQGCRLEVSLGEGQATPDVPHVEELSSPGREGVSPEQNEEGREKLGRCDGEKEFASHTGDQTHCLPEEGKEEKEEGEQQCLSEKEEEEEGEEQCLSQREEELEDDCMKAEVEVATHVYWQDSPRQEKEKEAVQDSADEAGLLSNTYSKCGSNTSLECTMEFSWSVQAVEGGKCTPEPPIMSSLNSDSVLPCLEETSSTTANISLRVDSEPSTEKHDLSQASDDLRKPQACPGSKAHFTIAPAWQRLLPTGSSKELFFTALVEPEAFEDSPHGARDPHHKMMDQNEGLLHPQEADALSWPDKAQSAALLSTPRGHSPEEVASAENPFGVKLRGTSALLRYSASGSSVVLENATPKEPFNPPQLPVFQLRNTKSSPLNKVDDTTAKVKKTPELGLDAPERKVASASWIFAARQKQKVFKNSLQEETPTRQSPLEIEPKRKILLPISLNQTNAEQPEPSSSPLTAISCSREISRPATVEEGKSALSHSHPPSPLGQEEPPWLAQAKKKAKAWSEMPQTVQ; translated from the exons GGACCGCAGTATAATGGCTTCAGGGCTATCAGATGTGGCAGCAAACCAGGAGCCAACAGGCACTCCAGATGAATGCCCAG GAAAGAAAAGGTCAAAATTCCAGGCATTTAAGAAGTTATTTgccaagaacaaacaaaatgaggCTCCCTCACCCACCGGGGTTACTGTTCTGAAGTCCAGTCAGTCcacagatgatgtcatcaccccTGAGCCCTTGCTGGTCCAGTCCAACACTGACCATGACTCAGC GTCTAAGGTTAACATGGGAACCAAGGCCTTGTCACGTGACAGTGTCTTCGTTTCTGAGTCGCCTTCATCTGAACCCAACGATGGCTTGATCTCCTCACAGGAGAACATTCATGGGGAAGTCAAGTCTCTGCAG CAGGCCATCTGTGTGGGGCCCCACCCAGCCGTCATCTGCCCAAAGAAAGGGGATGACACAGGGGCCTTGTCAGAGGATGATGGCCTGCCTCACAGTCCTCCAGAGATCTACACCCTCCACACAGTGCTAGCAGGGTCATCCCACAGG TCCTCAAACCCTATCCAAAGAACCAGTTCATTGAGTCTTGAGGGATCGGACACTGACAATGACCAG tTGTACTGTGACGCCTCTTCCAGGCCAGCCACCCCTCTCATGTCCCTCCCAGTGGACTTCAGCCAGCCCGCCAGTCCAGCTGGTTGTTTAGATAGTTCAGCTGCCCACCACCGTATTGCCATCAAGCACAAGGCCTTCGCTAAACGGAAGCCTGCCAGG AGGAAGATGTCAGATGGCAGTAAATCAATGGTTTTGGGTGAAGCGCTGGGGCTAAATGAAGAACTGAGCGTAGGCAGCACAGAGCCAGATGCAGAAGAACAGGGATGCAAAG CTGTGCCGGTGGAGCAGATGCATACAGGTGAAGACAGTTTTGAGGATCAGGGAGAAAGGACAGAAGCCCAGCATCTCTCAAGGTTCCAGCAGACAGGAGAGGATCCTGGAATTGTGGTCCAGCTCTTtctgagagagggggaacagAGTGCTGTACAGGATCTCTCTGATATGGGATCCCAGCACATGGGTATGTCTCATTCCATCACCAAGTGCAAACTGGACACAGAGGAAATCCTCCCAGCTTTGGTCCAGGAGTTCCAGCAGCCCCTTCAGACATGGGGTGAGGTGAACGATGGGGAACCTGGTCCATTGCCTCTGGAGATGCCCAGTTCTATGGAGTGTACCCCCACCCTCCTGCCTGCCTCAGAGCCTGAGGGCGAGGTCCCAGAGACACAGCAGGGGTGCAGATTGGAGGTCAGTTTAGGTGAGGGTCAAGCTACCCCAGACGTTCCCCATGTTGAGGAACTCTCGTCACCTGGCCGTGAAGGAGTCAGCCCAGAACAAAATGAAGAGGGGCGTGAGAAATTGGGAAGGTGTGATGGGGAAAAGGAATTTGCCAGCCACACTGGAGATCAAACTCACTGTTTGCCTgaggaggggaaagaggagaaggaggaaggagAACAGCAGTGTTTGtctgagaaggaggaggaggaggaaggggaagagCAGTGTTTGTctcagagggaggaggagcttGAGGATGACTGCATGAAAGCAGAGGTGGAGGTGGCCACACACGTCTATTGGCAGGATTCCCCAaggcaggagaaggagaaggaggctgTCCAGGACTCTGCAGATGAAGCAGGCTTGCTGTCCAACACCTATTCCAAGTGTGGTAGCAATACAAGCTTGGAATGCACCATGGAGTTCTCTTGGTCTGTCCAAGCCGTGGAAGGGGGCAAATGTACTCCTGAGCCACCAATCATGAGCTCACTCAACTCAGACTCTGTCCTGCCATGCCTAGAAGAAACCAGTTCAACCACAGCAAACATTTCTTTGAGGGTTGACTCAGAACCCAGCACAGAGAAACATGATCTCTCACAAGCCTCAGATGATCTTAGGAAACCACAAGCCTGTCCAGGGAGCAAAGCACACTTCACTATCGCCCCTGCCTGGCAGAGATTACTACCGACAGGCAGCTCCAAAGAGCTGTTTTTCACTGCCCTTGTGGAACCTGAGGCATTCGAGGATTCGCCACATGGTGCAAGAGACCCTCACCACAAGATGATGGACCAGAATGAGGGACTCTTGCACCCTCAGGAGGCAGATGCCCTGTCTTGGCCTGATAAGGCCCAAAGTGCAGCACTCCTCTCTACACCTCGAGGCCACTCACCTGAAGAGGTGGCTAGTGCAGAGAATCCGTTTGGGGTCAAGCTAAGGGGGACCTCAGCTTTGCTCCGCTACAGCGCTTCTGGCTCATCGGTGGTCCTGGAAAACGCTACACCAAAAGAACCGTTCAACCCACCACAATTACCCGTATTTCAGCTTCGCAACACCAAATCCTCCCCTCTCAATAAGGTGGACGACACCACTGCCAAAGTCAAAAAGACACCAG AGCTGGGGCTTGATGCACCTGAAAGAAAGGTGGCTTCAGCAAGCTGGATCTTTGCCGCCAGGCAGAAGCAGAAAGTCTTCAAAAACAGCTTGCAGGAAGAGACGCCTACGAGACAATCCCCTTTAGAG ATTGAACCAAAGAGGAAAATATTGTTGCCAATATCGCTAAATCAGACCAACGCAGAACAGCCAGAGCCTTCAAGTTCACCATTAACAG CAATATCCTGCTCCCGAGAGATCTCCAGACCTGCAACTGTGGAAGAGGGGAAGAGTGCCCTGTctcactcccaccccccctctcctctgggCCAGGAGGAGCCTCCCTGGCTGGCACAGGCCAAGAAGAAGGCCAAAGCTTGGAGCGAGATGCCCCAGACAGTGCAGTAA